From Phragmites australis chromosome 5, lpPhrAust1.1, whole genome shotgun sequence, a single genomic window includes:
- the LOC133918873 gene encoding alpha-1,3-arabinosyltransferase XAT2-like isoform X1: MKAVERAKLVRSLRQESQRLRLLLFVIGFFLVTLTFVVISKPDALLFNLNGRLSVDQAPRSLLIREWVDADDAASRRSADTLATAANDPKMVDDDDAGEKANTNAIGTSEEEKRVLTSEPEQGKWEEEATASELLAGGGGEEGWKGEEGHQDHQHKVTLPTISNYTIHDATEDNDNGKQEADEKTDTEIKYATDIDQTNGGGISQQPAKDNVEWDKPLCDFSNFRANVCEMRGNIRIHANASSVMYMEPAGSKRDEQWKTKPYPRKGDDLCLSHITELTVKSSKVAPECTKYHDVPAVVFALTGYTGNLFHDFTDVLVPLFTTAIEFNGEVQFLITDMAIWWTRKYAVVFEKLTKYPLIDFNMDDQVHCFKHAIVGLHAYMEFTIDPLKAPHNYSMVDFNRFMRMTYSLPRDAVTALGEIPKTKPRLLIISRQRTRMFLNLNEIMTMAEEMGYEVVVEEANVNSNVAHFAKVVNSVDVMMGVHGAGLTNCVFLPHNAILIQIVPWGAIDGICRVDFGNPAEQMGLRYKHYSIGVHESSLTEQYPLDHEIFKNPLSFHKNGFEFVRQTFMDKQNVRLDCNRFRLVLLEALDQLNQ; this comes from the exons ATGAAGGCGGTGGAGCGCGCGAAGCTGGTGCGGAGCCTGCGGCAGGAGTCGCAGCGGCTGCGCCTCCTCCTCTTTGTCATCGGTTTCTTCCTCGTCACCCTCACCTTCGTCGTCATCTCCAAGCCCGACGCGCTCCTCTTCAACC TGAACGGCAGGCTGTCGGTGGATCAGGCGCCGCGCTCGCTCCTGATCCGCGAGTGGGTCGACGCCGACGACGCTGCCTCCCGGAGATCTGCCGACACTCTCGCCACTGCAGCCAACGATCCCAAGATGGTCGATGACGACGATGCCGGCGAGAAAGCTAATACCAACGCCATAG GGACCAGCGAAGAGGAGAAGCGGGTGCTCACTAGTGAGCCCGAGCAGGGCaaatgggaggaggaggccaccgcATCTGAGCTGTTAG CAGGTGGGGGAGGCGAAGAGGGGTGGAAAGGCGAGGAGGGGCACCAAGATCACCAGCACAAGGTGACCCTCCCAACTATTTCCAATTATACCATCCACGATGCCACTGAGGACAATGACAATGGCAAGCAAGAAG CAGATGAGAAAACGGACACAGAAATTAAGTATGCGACCGACATTGACCAGACCAATGGCGGGGGCATATCTCAGCAACCAG CCAAGGATAATGTGGAGTGGGACAAACCGCTGTGTGATTTTTCAAACTTCAGAGCTAATGTCTGCGAGATGCGAGGCAACATTAGGATACATGCAAATGCCAGTTCAGTAATGTACATGGAACCTGCCGGTTCGAAGAGAGATGAGCAATGGAAAACTAAGCCTTATCCTCGCAAAGGTGATGATTTATGCCTCAGCCATATCACAGAGCTGACGGTGAAGTCCAGCAAAGTGGCACCTGAATGTACCAAGTACCATGATGTACCTGCTGTGGTCTTTGCACTGACCGGATACACAGGAAATTTATTCCATGACTTCACCGATGTGCTTGTGCCTCTTTTCACGACTGCAATTGAGTTCAATGGTGAGGTTCAATTCCTAATCACAGACATGGCTATTTGGTGGACAAGGAAGTACGCTGTGGTGTTTGAGAAGCTAACTAAGTACCCCTTGATTGATTTCAACATGGATGACCAAGTACATTGCTTCAAGCATGCCATTGTTGGCCTTCATGCTTACATGGAATTCACAATTGACCCGTTAAAGGCTCCACATAATTACTCAATGGTGGACTTCAACAGGTTCATGCGGATGACTTATTCATTGCCTAGGGATGCTGTGACTGCACTTGGTGAGATCCCCAAGACCAAGCCGAGACTGCTTATTATCTCCAGGCAGAGGACAAGGATGTTCCTCAATCTCAATGAGATCATGACAATGGCTGAGGAGATGGGTTACGAGGTGGTGGTTGAAGAGGCCAATGTGAACTCTAATGTCGCCCATTTTGCCAAGGTAGTTAATTCTGTTGATGTGATGATGGGTGTCCATGGTGCTGGGCTCACAAACTGTGTGTTCCTTCCACACAATGCCATATTAATTCAGATTGTACCATGGGGTGCCATAGATGGGATATGCCGAGTTGATTTTGGCAACCCAGCAGAACAAATGGGCCTGCGGTACAAGCATTACAGTATCGGTGTGCACGAGAGCAGCCTCACGGAGCAATATCCCCTGGATCACGAGATCTTCAAAAACCCGCTTTCATTCCACAAGAATGGATTCGAGTTTGTCAGGCAGACCTTCATGGATAAGCAGAATGTAAGGCTTGATTGCAACAGGTTCAGGCTTGTACTCCTGGAGGCCCTTGATCAGTTGAACCAATAA
- the LOC133918873 gene encoding alpha-1,3-arabinosyltransferase XAT2-like isoform X2 — protein MKAVERAKLVRSLRQESQRLRLLLFVIGFFLVTLTFVVISKPDALLFNLNGRLSVDQAPRSLLIREWVDADDAASRRSADTLATAANDPKMVDDDDAGEKANTNAIGTSEEEKRVLTSEPEQGKWEEEATASELLGGGGEEGWKGEEGHQDHQHKVTLPTISNYTIHDATEDNDNGKQEADEKTDTEIKYATDIDQTNGGGISQQPAKDNVEWDKPLCDFSNFRANVCEMRGNIRIHANASSVMYMEPAGSKRDEQWKTKPYPRKGDDLCLSHITELTVKSSKVAPECTKYHDVPAVVFALTGYTGNLFHDFTDVLVPLFTTAIEFNGEVQFLITDMAIWWTRKYAVVFEKLTKYPLIDFNMDDQVHCFKHAIVGLHAYMEFTIDPLKAPHNYSMVDFNRFMRMTYSLPRDAVTALGEIPKTKPRLLIISRQRTRMFLNLNEIMTMAEEMGYEVVVEEANVNSNVAHFAKVVNSVDVMMGVHGAGLTNCVFLPHNAILIQIVPWGAIDGICRVDFGNPAEQMGLRYKHYSIGVHESSLTEQYPLDHEIFKNPLSFHKNGFEFVRQTFMDKQNVRLDCNRFRLVLLEALDQLNQ, from the exons ATGAAGGCGGTGGAGCGCGCGAAGCTGGTGCGGAGCCTGCGGCAGGAGTCGCAGCGGCTGCGCCTCCTCCTCTTTGTCATCGGTTTCTTCCTCGTCACCCTCACCTTCGTCGTCATCTCCAAGCCCGACGCGCTCCTCTTCAACC TGAACGGCAGGCTGTCGGTGGATCAGGCGCCGCGCTCGCTCCTGATCCGCGAGTGGGTCGACGCCGACGACGCTGCCTCCCGGAGATCTGCCGACACTCTCGCCACTGCAGCCAACGATCCCAAGATGGTCGATGACGACGATGCCGGCGAGAAAGCTAATACCAACGCCATAG GGACCAGCGAAGAGGAGAAGCGGGTGCTCACTAGTGAGCCCGAGCAGGGCaaatgggaggaggaggccaccgcATCTGAGCTGTTAG GTGGGGGAGGCGAAGAGGGGTGGAAAGGCGAGGAGGGGCACCAAGATCACCAGCACAAGGTGACCCTCCCAACTATTTCCAATTATACCATCCACGATGCCACTGAGGACAATGACAATGGCAAGCAAGAAG CAGATGAGAAAACGGACACAGAAATTAAGTATGCGACCGACATTGACCAGACCAATGGCGGGGGCATATCTCAGCAACCAG CCAAGGATAATGTGGAGTGGGACAAACCGCTGTGTGATTTTTCAAACTTCAGAGCTAATGTCTGCGAGATGCGAGGCAACATTAGGATACATGCAAATGCCAGTTCAGTAATGTACATGGAACCTGCCGGTTCGAAGAGAGATGAGCAATGGAAAACTAAGCCTTATCCTCGCAAAGGTGATGATTTATGCCTCAGCCATATCACAGAGCTGACGGTGAAGTCCAGCAAAGTGGCACCTGAATGTACCAAGTACCATGATGTACCTGCTGTGGTCTTTGCACTGACCGGATACACAGGAAATTTATTCCATGACTTCACCGATGTGCTTGTGCCTCTTTTCACGACTGCAATTGAGTTCAATGGTGAGGTTCAATTCCTAATCACAGACATGGCTATTTGGTGGACAAGGAAGTACGCTGTGGTGTTTGAGAAGCTAACTAAGTACCCCTTGATTGATTTCAACATGGATGACCAAGTACATTGCTTCAAGCATGCCATTGTTGGCCTTCATGCTTACATGGAATTCACAATTGACCCGTTAAAGGCTCCACATAATTACTCAATGGTGGACTTCAACAGGTTCATGCGGATGACTTATTCATTGCCTAGGGATGCTGTGACTGCACTTGGTGAGATCCCCAAGACCAAGCCGAGACTGCTTATTATCTCCAGGCAGAGGACAAGGATGTTCCTCAATCTCAATGAGATCATGACAATGGCTGAGGAGATGGGTTACGAGGTGGTGGTTGAAGAGGCCAATGTGAACTCTAATGTCGCCCATTTTGCCAAGGTAGTTAATTCTGTTGATGTGATGATGGGTGTCCATGGTGCTGGGCTCACAAACTGTGTGTTCCTTCCACACAATGCCATATTAATTCAGATTGTACCATGGGGTGCCATAGATGGGATATGCCGAGTTGATTTTGGCAACCCAGCAGAACAAATGGGCCTGCGGTACAAGCATTACAGTATCGGTGTGCACGAGAGCAGCCTCACGGAGCAATATCCCCTGGATCACGAGATCTTCAAAAACCCGCTTTCATTCCACAAGAATGGATTCGAGTTTGTCAGGCAGACCTTCATGGATAAGCAGAATGTAAGGCTTGATTGCAACAGGTTCAGGCTTGTACTCCTGGAGGCCCTTGATCAGTTGAACCAATAA
- the LOC133918873 gene encoding alpha-1,3-arabinosyltransferase XAT2-like isoform X6, protein MKAVERAKLVRSLRQESQRLRLLLFVIGFFLVTLTFVVISKPDALLFNLNGRLSVDQAPRSLLIREWVDADDAASRRSADTLATAANDPKMVDDDDAGEKANTNAIGTSEEEKRVLTSEPEQGKWEEEATASELLGGGGEEGWKGEEGHQDHQHKVTLPTISNYTIHDATEDNDNGKQEAKDNVEWDKPLCDFSNFRANVCEMRGNIRIHANASSVMYMEPAGSKRDEQWKTKPYPRKGDDLCLSHITELTVKSSKVAPECTKYHDVPAVVFALTGYTGNLFHDFTDVLVPLFTTAIEFNGEVQFLITDMAIWWTRKYAVVFEKLTKYPLIDFNMDDQVHCFKHAIVGLHAYMEFTIDPLKAPHNYSMVDFNRFMRMTYSLPRDAVTALGEIPKTKPRLLIISRQRTRMFLNLNEIMTMAEEMGYEVVVEEANVNSNVAHFAKVVNSVDVMMGVHGAGLTNCVFLPHNAILIQIVPWGAIDGICRVDFGNPAEQMGLRYKHYSIGVHESSLTEQYPLDHEIFKNPLSFHKNGFEFVRQTFMDKQNVRLDCNRFRLVLLEALDQLNQ, encoded by the exons ATGAAGGCGGTGGAGCGCGCGAAGCTGGTGCGGAGCCTGCGGCAGGAGTCGCAGCGGCTGCGCCTCCTCCTCTTTGTCATCGGTTTCTTCCTCGTCACCCTCACCTTCGTCGTCATCTCCAAGCCCGACGCGCTCCTCTTCAACC TGAACGGCAGGCTGTCGGTGGATCAGGCGCCGCGCTCGCTCCTGATCCGCGAGTGGGTCGACGCCGACGACGCTGCCTCCCGGAGATCTGCCGACACTCTCGCCACTGCAGCCAACGATCCCAAGATGGTCGATGACGACGATGCCGGCGAGAAAGCTAATACCAACGCCATAG GGACCAGCGAAGAGGAGAAGCGGGTGCTCACTAGTGAGCCCGAGCAGGGCaaatgggaggaggaggccaccgcATCTGAGCTGTTAG GTGGGGGAGGCGAAGAGGGGTGGAAAGGCGAGGAGGGGCACCAAGATCACCAGCACAAGGTGACCCTCCCAACTATTTCCAATTATACCATCCACGATGCCACTGAGGACAATGACAATGGCAAGCAAGAAG CCAAGGATAATGTGGAGTGGGACAAACCGCTGTGTGATTTTTCAAACTTCAGAGCTAATGTCTGCGAGATGCGAGGCAACATTAGGATACATGCAAATGCCAGTTCAGTAATGTACATGGAACCTGCCGGTTCGAAGAGAGATGAGCAATGGAAAACTAAGCCTTATCCTCGCAAAGGTGATGATTTATGCCTCAGCCATATCACAGAGCTGACGGTGAAGTCCAGCAAAGTGGCACCTGAATGTACCAAGTACCATGATGTACCTGCTGTGGTCTTTGCACTGACCGGATACACAGGAAATTTATTCCATGACTTCACCGATGTGCTTGTGCCTCTTTTCACGACTGCAATTGAGTTCAATGGTGAGGTTCAATTCCTAATCACAGACATGGCTATTTGGTGGACAAGGAAGTACGCTGTGGTGTTTGAGAAGCTAACTAAGTACCCCTTGATTGATTTCAACATGGATGACCAAGTACATTGCTTCAAGCATGCCATTGTTGGCCTTCATGCTTACATGGAATTCACAATTGACCCGTTAAAGGCTCCACATAATTACTCAATGGTGGACTTCAACAGGTTCATGCGGATGACTTATTCATTGCCTAGGGATGCTGTGACTGCACTTGGTGAGATCCCCAAGACCAAGCCGAGACTGCTTATTATCTCCAGGCAGAGGACAAGGATGTTCCTCAATCTCAATGAGATCATGACAATGGCTGAGGAGATGGGTTACGAGGTGGTGGTTGAAGAGGCCAATGTGAACTCTAATGTCGCCCATTTTGCCAAGGTAGTTAATTCTGTTGATGTGATGATGGGTGTCCATGGTGCTGGGCTCACAAACTGTGTGTTCCTTCCACACAATGCCATATTAATTCAGATTGTACCATGGGGTGCCATAGATGGGATATGCCGAGTTGATTTTGGCAACCCAGCAGAACAAATGGGCCTGCGGTACAAGCATTACAGTATCGGTGTGCACGAGAGCAGCCTCACGGAGCAATATCCCCTGGATCACGAGATCTTCAAAAACCCGCTTTCATTCCACAAGAATGGATTCGAGTTTGTCAGGCAGACCTTCATGGATAAGCAGAATGTAAGGCTTGATTGCAACAGGTTCAGGCTTGTACTCCTGGAGGCCCTTGATCAGTTGAACCAATAA
- the LOC133918873 gene encoding alpha-1,3-arabinosyltransferase XAT2-like isoform X4 has translation MKAVERAKLVRSLRQESQRLRLLLFVIGFFLVTLTFVVISKPDALLFNLNGRLSVDQAPRSLLIREWVDADDAASRRSADTLATAANDPKMVDDDDAGEKANTNAIGTSEEEKRVLTSEPEQGKWEEEATASELLGGGGEEGWKGEEGHQDHQHKVTLPTISNYTIHDATEDNDNGKQEDEKTDTEIKYATDIDQTNGGGISQQPAKDNVEWDKPLCDFSNFRANVCEMRGNIRIHANASSVMYMEPAGSKRDEQWKTKPYPRKGDDLCLSHITELTVKSSKVAPECTKYHDVPAVVFALTGYTGNLFHDFTDVLVPLFTTAIEFNGEVQFLITDMAIWWTRKYAVVFEKLTKYPLIDFNMDDQVHCFKHAIVGLHAYMEFTIDPLKAPHNYSMVDFNRFMRMTYSLPRDAVTALGEIPKTKPRLLIISRQRTRMFLNLNEIMTMAEEMGYEVVVEEANVNSNVAHFAKVVNSVDVMMGVHGAGLTNCVFLPHNAILIQIVPWGAIDGICRVDFGNPAEQMGLRYKHYSIGVHESSLTEQYPLDHEIFKNPLSFHKNGFEFVRQTFMDKQNVRLDCNRFRLVLLEALDQLNQ, from the exons ATGAAGGCGGTGGAGCGCGCGAAGCTGGTGCGGAGCCTGCGGCAGGAGTCGCAGCGGCTGCGCCTCCTCCTCTTTGTCATCGGTTTCTTCCTCGTCACCCTCACCTTCGTCGTCATCTCCAAGCCCGACGCGCTCCTCTTCAACC TGAACGGCAGGCTGTCGGTGGATCAGGCGCCGCGCTCGCTCCTGATCCGCGAGTGGGTCGACGCCGACGACGCTGCCTCCCGGAGATCTGCCGACACTCTCGCCACTGCAGCCAACGATCCCAAGATGGTCGATGACGACGATGCCGGCGAGAAAGCTAATACCAACGCCATAG GGACCAGCGAAGAGGAGAAGCGGGTGCTCACTAGTGAGCCCGAGCAGGGCaaatgggaggaggaggccaccgcATCTGAGCTGTTAG GTGGGGGAGGCGAAGAGGGGTGGAAAGGCGAGGAGGGGCACCAAGATCACCAGCACAAGGTGACCCTCCCAACTATTTCCAATTATACCATCCACGATGCCACTGAGGACAATGACAATGGCAAGCAAGAAG ATGAGAAAACGGACACAGAAATTAAGTATGCGACCGACATTGACCAGACCAATGGCGGGGGCATATCTCAGCAACCAG CCAAGGATAATGTGGAGTGGGACAAACCGCTGTGTGATTTTTCAAACTTCAGAGCTAATGTCTGCGAGATGCGAGGCAACATTAGGATACATGCAAATGCCAGTTCAGTAATGTACATGGAACCTGCCGGTTCGAAGAGAGATGAGCAATGGAAAACTAAGCCTTATCCTCGCAAAGGTGATGATTTATGCCTCAGCCATATCACAGAGCTGACGGTGAAGTCCAGCAAAGTGGCACCTGAATGTACCAAGTACCATGATGTACCTGCTGTGGTCTTTGCACTGACCGGATACACAGGAAATTTATTCCATGACTTCACCGATGTGCTTGTGCCTCTTTTCACGACTGCAATTGAGTTCAATGGTGAGGTTCAATTCCTAATCACAGACATGGCTATTTGGTGGACAAGGAAGTACGCTGTGGTGTTTGAGAAGCTAACTAAGTACCCCTTGATTGATTTCAACATGGATGACCAAGTACATTGCTTCAAGCATGCCATTGTTGGCCTTCATGCTTACATGGAATTCACAATTGACCCGTTAAAGGCTCCACATAATTACTCAATGGTGGACTTCAACAGGTTCATGCGGATGACTTATTCATTGCCTAGGGATGCTGTGACTGCACTTGGTGAGATCCCCAAGACCAAGCCGAGACTGCTTATTATCTCCAGGCAGAGGACAAGGATGTTCCTCAATCTCAATGAGATCATGACAATGGCTGAGGAGATGGGTTACGAGGTGGTGGTTGAAGAGGCCAATGTGAACTCTAATGTCGCCCATTTTGCCAAGGTAGTTAATTCTGTTGATGTGATGATGGGTGTCCATGGTGCTGGGCTCACAAACTGTGTGTTCCTTCCACACAATGCCATATTAATTCAGATTGTACCATGGGGTGCCATAGATGGGATATGCCGAGTTGATTTTGGCAACCCAGCAGAACAAATGGGCCTGCGGTACAAGCATTACAGTATCGGTGTGCACGAGAGCAGCCTCACGGAGCAATATCCCCTGGATCACGAGATCTTCAAAAACCCGCTTTCATTCCACAAGAATGGATTCGAGTTTGTCAGGCAGACCTTCATGGATAAGCAGAATGTAAGGCTTGATTGCAACAGGTTCAGGCTTGTACTCCTGGAGGCCCTTGATCAGTTGAACCAATAA
- the LOC133918873 gene encoding alpha-1,3-arabinosyltransferase XAT2-like isoform X5, which translates to MKAVERAKLVRSLRQESQRLRLLLFVIGFFLVTLTFVVISKPDALLFNLNGRLSVDQAPRSLLIREWVDADDAASRRSADTLATAANDPKMVDDDDAGEKANTNAIGTSEEEKRVLTSEPEQGKWEEEATASELLAGGGGEEGWKGEEGHQDHQHKVTLPTISNYTIHDATEDNDNGKQEAKDNVEWDKPLCDFSNFRANVCEMRGNIRIHANASSVMYMEPAGSKRDEQWKTKPYPRKGDDLCLSHITELTVKSSKVAPECTKYHDVPAVVFALTGYTGNLFHDFTDVLVPLFTTAIEFNGEVQFLITDMAIWWTRKYAVVFEKLTKYPLIDFNMDDQVHCFKHAIVGLHAYMEFTIDPLKAPHNYSMVDFNRFMRMTYSLPRDAVTALGEIPKTKPRLLIISRQRTRMFLNLNEIMTMAEEMGYEVVVEEANVNSNVAHFAKVVNSVDVMMGVHGAGLTNCVFLPHNAILIQIVPWGAIDGICRVDFGNPAEQMGLRYKHYSIGVHESSLTEQYPLDHEIFKNPLSFHKNGFEFVRQTFMDKQNVRLDCNRFRLVLLEALDQLNQ; encoded by the exons ATGAAGGCGGTGGAGCGCGCGAAGCTGGTGCGGAGCCTGCGGCAGGAGTCGCAGCGGCTGCGCCTCCTCCTCTTTGTCATCGGTTTCTTCCTCGTCACCCTCACCTTCGTCGTCATCTCCAAGCCCGACGCGCTCCTCTTCAACC TGAACGGCAGGCTGTCGGTGGATCAGGCGCCGCGCTCGCTCCTGATCCGCGAGTGGGTCGACGCCGACGACGCTGCCTCCCGGAGATCTGCCGACACTCTCGCCACTGCAGCCAACGATCCCAAGATGGTCGATGACGACGATGCCGGCGAGAAAGCTAATACCAACGCCATAG GGACCAGCGAAGAGGAGAAGCGGGTGCTCACTAGTGAGCCCGAGCAGGGCaaatgggaggaggaggccaccgcATCTGAGCTGTTAG CAGGTGGGGGAGGCGAAGAGGGGTGGAAAGGCGAGGAGGGGCACCAAGATCACCAGCACAAGGTGACCCTCCCAACTATTTCCAATTATACCATCCACGATGCCACTGAGGACAATGACAATGGCAAGCAAGAAG CCAAGGATAATGTGGAGTGGGACAAACCGCTGTGTGATTTTTCAAACTTCAGAGCTAATGTCTGCGAGATGCGAGGCAACATTAGGATACATGCAAATGCCAGTTCAGTAATGTACATGGAACCTGCCGGTTCGAAGAGAGATGAGCAATGGAAAACTAAGCCTTATCCTCGCAAAGGTGATGATTTATGCCTCAGCCATATCACAGAGCTGACGGTGAAGTCCAGCAAAGTGGCACCTGAATGTACCAAGTACCATGATGTACCTGCTGTGGTCTTTGCACTGACCGGATACACAGGAAATTTATTCCATGACTTCACCGATGTGCTTGTGCCTCTTTTCACGACTGCAATTGAGTTCAATGGTGAGGTTCAATTCCTAATCACAGACATGGCTATTTGGTGGACAAGGAAGTACGCTGTGGTGTTTGAGAAGCTAACTAAGTACCCCTTGATTGATTTCAACATGGATGACCAAGTACATTGCTTCAAGCATGCCATTGTTGGCCTTCATGCTTACATGGAATTCACAATTGACCCGTTAAAGGCTCCACATAATTACTCAATGGTGGACTTCAACAGGTTCATGCGGATGACTTATTCATTGCCTAGGGATGCTGTGACTGCACTTGGTGAGATCCCCAAGACCAAGCCGAGACTGCTTATTATCTCCAGGCAGAGGACAAGGATGTTCCTCAATCTCAATGAGATCATGACAATGGCTGAGGAGATGGGTTACGAGGTGGTGGTTGAAGAGGCCAATGTGAACTCTAATGTCGCCCATTTTGCCAAGGTAGTTAATTCTGTTGATGTGATGATGGGTGTCCATGGTGCTGGGCTCACAAACTGTGTGTTCCTTCCACACAATGCCATATTAATTCAGATTGTACCATGGGGTGCCATAGATGGGATATGCCGAGTTGATTTTGGCAACCCAGCAGAACAAATGGGCCTGCGGTACAAGCATTACAGTATCGGTGTGCACGAGAGCAGCCTCACGGAGCAATATCCCCTGGATCACGAGATCTTCAAAAACCCGCTTTCATTCCACAAGAATGGATTCGAGTTTGTCAGGCAGACCTTCATGGATAAGCAGAATGTAAGGCTTGATTGCAACAGGTTCAGGCTTGTACTCCTGGAGGCCCTTGATCAGTTGAACCAATAA
- the LOC133918873 gene encoding alpha-1,3-arabinosyltransferase XAT2-like isoform X3: MKAVERAKLVRSLRQESQRLRLLLFVIGFFLVTLTFVVISKPDALLFNLNGRLSVDQAPRSLLIREWVDADDAASRRSADTLATAANDPKMVDDDDAGEKANTNAIGTSEEEKRVLTSEPEQGKWEEEATASELLAGGGGEEGWKGEEGHQDHQHKVTLPTISNYTIHDATEDNDNGKQEDEKTDTEIKYATDIDQTNGGGISQQPAKDNVEWDKPLCDFSNFRANVCEMRGNIRIHANASSVMYMEPAGSKRDEQWKTKPYPRKGDDLCLSHITELTVKSSKVAPECTKYHDVPAVVFALTGYTGNLFHDFTDVLVPLFTTAIEFNGEVQFLITDMAIWWTRKYAVVFEKLTKYPLIDFNMDDQVHCFKHAIVGLHAYMEFTIDPLKAPHNYSMVDFNRFMRMTYSLPRDAVTALGEIPKTKPRLLIISRQRTRMFLNLNEIMTMAEEMGYEVVVEEANVNSNVAHFAKVVNSVDVMMGVHGAGLTNCVFLPHNAILIQIVPWGAIDGICRVDFGNPAEQMGLRYKHYSIGVHESSLTEQYPLDHEIFKNPLSFHKNGFEFVRQTFMDKQNVRLDCNRFRLVLLEALDQLNQ; encoded by the exons ATGAAGGCGGTGGAGCGCGCGAAGCTGGTGCGGAGCCTGCGGCAGGAGTCGCAGCGGCTGCGCCTCCTCCTCTTTGTCATCGGTTTCTTCCTCGTCACCCTCACCTTCGTCGTCATCTCCAAGCCCGACGCGCTCCTCTTCAACC TGAACGGCAGGCTGTCGGTGGATCAGGCGCCGCGCTCGCTCCTGATCCGCGAGTGGGTCGACGCCGACGACGCTGCCTCCCGGAGATCTGCCGACACTCTCGCCACTGCAGCCAACGATCCCAAGATGGTCGATGACGACGATGCCGGCGAGAAAGCTAATACCAACGCCATAG GGACCAGCGAAGAGGAGAAGCGGGTGCTCACTAGTGAGCCCGAGCAGGGCaaatgggaggaggaggccaccgcATCTGAGCTGTTAG CAGGTGGGGGAGGCGAAGAGGGGTGGAAAGGCGAGGAGGGGCACCAAGATCACCAGCACAAGGTGACCCTCCCAACTATTTCCAATTATACCATCCACGATGCCACTGAGGACAATGACAATGGCAAGCAAGAAG ATGAGAAAACGGACACAGAAATTAAGTATGCGACCGACATTGACCAGACCAATGGCGGGGGCATATCTCAGCAACCAG CCAAGGATAATGTGGAGTGGGACAAACCGCTGTGTGATTTTTCAAACTTCAGAGCTAATGTCTGCGAGATGCGAGGCAACATTAGGATACATGCAAATGCCAGTTCAGTAATGTACATGGAACCTGCCGGTTCGAAGAGAGATGAGCAATGGAAAACTAAGCCTTATCCTCGCAAAGGTGATGATTTATGCCTCAGCCATATCACAGAGCTGACGGTGAAGTCCAGCAAAGTGGCACCTGAATGTACCAAGTACCATGATGTACCTGCTGTGGTCTTTGCACTGACCGGATACACAGGAAATTTATTCCATGACTTCACCGATGTGCTTGTGCCTCTTTTCACGACTGCAATTGAGTTCAATGGTGAGGTTCAATTCCTAATCACAGACATGGCTATTTGGTGGACAAGGAAGTACGCTGTGGTGTTTGAGAAGCTAACTAAGTACCCCTTGATTGATTTCAACATGGATGACCAAGTACATTGCTTCAAGCATGCCATTGTTGGCCTTCATGCTTACATGGAATTCACAATTGACCCGTTAAAGGCTCCACATAATTACTCAATGGTGGACTTCAACAGGTTCATGCGGATGACTTATTCATTGCCTAGGGATGCTGTGACTGCACTTGGTGAGATCCCCAAGACCAAGCCGAGACTGCTTATTATCTCCAGGCAGAGGACAAGGATGTTCCTCAATCTCAATGAGATCATGACAATGGCTGAGGAGATGGGTTACGAGGTGGTGGTTGAAGAGGCCAATGTGAACTCTAATGTCGCCCATTTTGCCAAGGTAGTTAATTCTGTTGATGTGATGATGGGTGTCCATGGTGCTGGGCTCACAAACTGTGTGTTCCTTCCACACAATGCCATATTAATTCAGATTGTACCATGGGGTGCCATAGATGGGATATGCCGAGTTGATTTTGGCAACCCAGCAGAACAAATGGGCCTGCGGTACAAGCATTACAGTATCGGTGTGCACGAGAGCAGCCTCACGGAGCAATATCCCCTGGATCACGAGATCTTCAAAAACCCGCTTTCATTCCACAAGAATGGATTCGAGTTTGTCAGGCAGACCTTCATGGATAAGCAGAATGTAAGGCTTGATTGCAACAGGTTCAGGCTTGTACTCCTGGAGGCCCTTGATCAGTTGAACCAATAA